The genome window TTAGGGACGAAGTGGAAGAGATAATTCCTATATTCCGGGCATGTACTCAGTGCCGGGCCGATGCCTATGGAATTCCAGGTAAAAAGAGTGAAGATAAGCATTTAGATATGACTCCGGCCAGTCATTACTAAACTAAATCTGTTTTTATTTCTATTTTTACTTTAATTAATTTTTTTATTAGGCAATATCAAGTTATTTAATACTGGAGTTTTATAACTCAACTTCTAACAAACTCGTAATTTCTTTTTTCAGATTTAAAAACTCAGGTGCTGAACGGTCGCGAATCCTCTCCAGGCCAATATTAAAAGTTTTGATTATTTTTCCAGGGCTATGGCTTAAAACAACCACTCGATCGGCCAGAAAAATAGCTTCATCCACATTATGAGTTACGAATATAACTGTTTTCTGTTCTTCACTCCAAATGCGTACCAGTTCTTCTTGAAGTTTGTGTCTGGTCTGAACATCCAGAGCGGAAAATGGTTCATCCATTAAAAGAACTTGGGGGTCATTGACCAGAGAACGGGCAATAGCAACCCTTTGTTTCATGCCTCCGGATAATTCTTTAGGGAAACTGTTCTCGTACTGGGATAAACCAACCATTTTCAAGTATTTTCTGGCTTTCTGGTATCTTTCTTCTTCTTCCAGCCCTTTTACTTCTAAC of Methanobacteriales archaeon HGW-Methanobacteriales-1 contains these proteins:
- a CDS encoding nitrate ABC transporter ATP-binding protein, with translation MITLENITKSFIQEEKEHKSLQNINLNVNKGEFLCIVGPSGCGKTTLLRMIAGLDFPTEGHILEGEAKITGPSRERGYVFQQYSLFPWRNVLDNVAFGLEVKGLEEEERYQKARKYLKMVGLSQYENSFPKELSGGMKQRVAIARSLVNDPQVLLMDEPFSALDVQTRHKLQEELVRIWSEEQKTVIFVTHNVDEAIFLADRVVVLSHSPGKIIKTFNIGLERIRDRSAPEFLNLKKEITSLLEVEL